The following proteins come from a genomic window of Pyxidicoccus sp. MSG2:
- a CDS encoding kelch repeat-containing protein, protein MLLHRNVWRSVLALVGSALLLSCAKEGPAPADGNAVDSIAAPLAVAPGWTATASMAATRAQHAAVLLGSGKLLAINGVNRLGFVATAELYDPATDAWTSAGATGLQGNITLAVLLSSGKVLMLTDGSAVGRLYDPVTGAWTATGPMSATRGLPTLTTLDSGKVLVAGGTGSGGVRLASSELYDPATNTFSPAGNMTLGRSAHSSTRLQDGRVLAVSGFDQAGEVPGADLYAPATNTWTAAAPPLVARHYSTSTLLPDGRVLIAGGFTGGGATTQAELYDPASNTWTATGSLAFARSGHMATLLPDGRVLVTGGSEFRAAAQQVSEIYDPATGLWSAGGTMGVGRENHTATLLPSGRVLVAGGYTQAPTLTFFESTELYDPGVNAWTPAGAPGGARVDPVVALLPTGRVLVAGGRDNGGAALASAQLYDRAANTWSPAPNLSIPRERATATVLRSGAVLVVGGSNGGVSVASTDRYDATANAWSPAAALVGARHFHTATLLPDGRVLVVGGQRDATVLATVELYDPTANTWAPAAALAAPRSAHAAALLSDGRVLVAGGRNGGGAALATAEVYDPATNTWASAAALAQGREGLTLTLLPSGRVLAAGGLSGAAGLTSTELYDAGTNTWAAGAALSEAHGFHTATLAPSGKVLVAGGLSAPGTSSTSAEVYDTAIHDWTAVSAPSARGGLVAVALPSGEVLLAGGNAATGAELYEDTGAQAAWRPVVSQPDVLVPACTSVLQGLRFRGISGASGGSYSDSPTDFPLVRLRGAEGGRLRTLPATDMSATSATVFVPADLPPGPYALSVFANAISGGRMVTVVPNTAPTAQTQTVSTGPGAPVAITLVATDPDAGQALSWVIVTPPQHGTLSGTPPNVTYTPTPGYLGPDSFTFQVRDCGLDSNVATVNLDVANAPPVITCPANLVSEATGPDGAPGNWPPATATDAETANPTITYSPPAGSTFPFGSTTVTATATDASGSTDTCTFQFTVVDTRPPSLTCPATRTVEATSASGATVTWDPVTASDAVTTNPNVTSSAASGSTFPLGGTVVTITATDAAGNTSTCTFQVIVEDTTAPSLTCPADVQVSPEGASGTTVTYEPPVVTDAVSTPTVTASPPSGSSFPAGVSRVSYTATDAAGNSAQCFFQVTVQTPVVSIAGGGCQSTGSGTASSLVLLVAMALWSGLRRRRS, encoded by the coding sequence ATGCTGTTACATCGCAATGTCTGGCGCAGCGTCCTGGCGCTCGTAGGGAGCGCGCTCCTGCTGTCCTGCGCGAAGGAGGGCCCGGCGCCCGCCGACGGCAACGCCGTGGATTCCATCGCCGCGCCCCTGGCCGTGGCCCCCGGCTGGACCGCCACCGCGTCCATGGCCGCTACGCGCGCGCAGCATGCCGCCGTGCTGCTCGGCTCCGGCAAGCTCCTGGCCATCAATGGCGTCAACAGGCTGGGCTTCGTCGCCACCGCGGAGCTCTACGACCCGGCCACCGATGCCTGGACCTCCGCGGGAGCGACCGGCCTCCAGGGCAACATCACGCTGGCCGTGCTGCTCTCCAGTGGCAAGGTGCTCATGCTGACGGATGGGTCCGCGGTCGGGCGCCTCTACGACCCCGTGACGGGCGCCTGGACGGCCACGGGCCCCATGTCGGCCACCCGCGGCCTGCCCACCCTCACCACCCTGGACTCGGGGAAGGTGCTGGTCGCCGGTGGCACGGGGAGCGGAGGCGTCCGGCTCGCCTCCTCCGAGCTGTACGACCCCGCCACCAACACGTTCTCCCCCGCCGGTAACATGACCCTGGGCCGGAGCGCGCACTCCTCCACGCGGCTCCAAGACGGCCGGGTGCTCGCGGTGAGTGGCTTCGACCAGGCGGGTGAGGTCCCCGGCGCGGACCTGTATGCCCCCGCGACGAACACCTGGACCGCCGCCGCGCCACCCCTCGTCGCGCGGCACTACTCCACCAGCACGCTGCTTCCCGATGGCCGCGTGCTGATTGCCGGCGGCTTCACCGGCGGCGGCGCCACGACCCAGGCGGAACTGTACGACCCGGCGAGCAACACGTGGACGGCCACGGGCAGCCTGGCCTTCGCGCGCTCGGGCCACATGGCCACGCTGCTGCCGGATGGCCGGGTCCTGGTCACTGGTGGCTCCGAGTTCCGCGCGGCTGCGCAGCAGGTCTCGGAAATCTATGACCCCGCCACCGGACTGTGGTCCGCCGGGGGCACGATGGGGGTCGGGCGGGAGAACCACACCGCGACGCTGCTGCCGTCCGGCAGGGTGCTGGTCGCGGGCGGCTACACCCAGGCGCCAACCCTGACCTTCTTCGAGAGCACGGAGCTCTATGACCCGGGCGTCAACGCGTGGACCCCGGCTGGCGCGCCGGGCGGCGCCCGGGTGGACCCCGTGGTGGCCCTGCTGCCCACGGGCCGCGTCCTCGTCGCGGGAGGCCGTGACAACGGAGGCGCCGCGCTGGCCTCGGCGCAGCTCTATGACCGGGCGGCCAACACCTGGTCGCCCGCGCCGAACCTCTCCATTCCCCGCGAGCGCGCCACGGCGACCGTGCTGCGCTCGGGCGCGGTGCTCGTCGTGGGTGGCTCGAACGGCGGAGTCTCGGTGGCCTCCACGGATCGCTACGATGCGACCGCCAATGCCTGGAGCCCGGCGGCAGCGCTCGTCGGCGCCCGGCACTTCCACACGGCCACGCTTCTTCCCGACGGACGGGTGCTCGTCGTGGGCGGGCAGCGCGACGCCACGGTGCTCGCGACGGTGGAGCTGTATGACCCCACTGCCAATACGTGGGCTCCGGCGGCGGCCCTGGCCGCGCCCCGGTCCGCACATGCCGCCGCGCTGCTTTCCGATGGCAGGGTGCTCGTCGCCGGAGGACGCAACGGCGGCGGCGCGGCGCTCGCCACGGCGGAGGTGTACGACCCGGCCACCAACACCTGGGCTTCCGCCGCCGCACTGGCGCAGGGCCGCGAGGGCCTCACGCTGACGCTGCTGCCGTCCGGGCGGGTCCTGGCGGCGGGCGGGCTCTCGGGCGCCGCGGGGCTCACGTCCACGGAGCTCTATGACGCCGGCACCAACACGTGGGCTGCCGGGGCCGCGCTCTCCGAGGCGCACGGGTTCCACACCGCGACGCTCGCGCCGTCGGGCAAGGTCCTGGTCGCGGGCGGCCTGAGCGCGCCGGGCACGTCCTCGACCTCGGCGGAGGTCTATGACACCGCCATCCACGACTGGACGGCCGTCAGTGCGCCGTCCGCACGCGGAGGGCTCGTCGCAGTGGCTCTGCCCTCGGGCGAGGTGCTGCTGGCGGGAGGCAACGCGGCGACGGGCGCGGAGCTGTACGAGGACACCGGTGCACAGGCCGCGTGGCGCCCGGTGGTGAGTCAGCCGGACGTCCTCGTCCCCGCCTGTACGAGCGTCCTCCAGGGCCTGCGCTTCCGGGGCATCTCGGGCGCGAGCGGCGGCTCCTACTCGGACTCCCCGACGGACTTCCCCCTGGTGCGCCTGCGGGGCGCCGAGGGCGGACGACTCCGGACGCTTCCCGCCACGGACATGTCCGCCACGAGCGCGACGGTGTTCGTCCCCGCCGACCTCCCGCCGGGGCCGTATGCCCTGTCTGTCTTCGCCAATGCCATTTCGGGTGGGCGCATGGTGACGGTGGTTCCCAATACCGCGCCCACGGCGCAGACCCAGACGGTCTCCACGGGCCCTGGCGCCCCCGTTGCCATCACCCTCGTGGCAACGGACCCGGACGCGGGGCAGGCGTTGAGCTGGGTGATTGTCACGCCTCCCCAGCACGGGACGCTGAGCGGCACGCCGCCGAACGTCACGTACACGCCCACGCCGGGCTACCTGGGCCCCGACAGCTTCACCTTCCAGGTCCGGGACTGCGGCCTCGACAGCAACGTCGCCACCGTGAACCTCGACGTCGCGAATGCGCCTCCGGTCATCACCTGCCCCGCGAACCTCGTGAGCGAAGCGACGGGCCCCGACGGAGCCCCGGGGAACTGGCCGCCCGCCACCGCCACCGACGCGGAGACCGCCAACCCCACCATCACCTATTCGCCGCCCGCGGGAAGCACCTTCCCCTTCGGGAGCACCACCGTCACGGCCACGGCGACGGACGCCTCGGGCAGCACGGACACGTGCACGTTCCAGTTCACCGTCGTGGACACGAGACCTCCCTCCCTCACGTGTCCCGCGACGCGGACCGTGGAGGCCACGAGCGCCTCGGGGGCCACCGTCACCTGGGACCCGGTGACGGCCTCGGATGCCGTCACGACCAATCCCAACGTGACGTCCTCGGCGGCCTCGGGCAGCACCTTCCCGCTCGGCGGCACGGTCGTCACCATCACCGCCACGGACGCCGCGGGCAACACGTCCACGTGCACGTTCCAGGTCATCGTCGAGGACACCACGGCTCCGTCCCTGACGTGTCCGGCGGACGTGCAGGTGTCCCCGGAGGGAGCCTCGGGCACGACCGTGACGTACGAGCCCCCCGTGGTCACCGACGCCGTCTCCACGCCGACGGTGACCGCCTCGCCGCCCTCGGGCAGCAGCTTCCCGGCGGGTGTCTCGCGCGTCTCCTACACCGCCACGGACGCGGCCGGTAACTCGGCGCAGTGCTTCTTCCAGGTGACGGTGCAGACCCCGGTGGTGTCCATCGCCGGAGGCGGATGCCAGAGCACGGGCAGCGGCACGGCCTCGTCGCTGGTGCTCCTGGTGGCAATGGCCTTGTGGAGCGGACTGCGCCGTCGCCGCTCCTGA